The Lysobacter enzymogenes DNA segment ATCTTCAGTTTCGGCAGCCGCTCAAGCACGCCGCCGAACACCAGGCAGCAGGCCGCGCGCGATTGCTCGGCGGGCATGCCGACCAGCCACGGCAGCCAGTACTTGGGCATGCTGGGCGTTCCCATCATGTCCCAGGGATGCACCAGGATCGCCGCGCCGAGCTCGCTGGCGGCCTGGAAGAACTCGAACAGCTCCGGCGCGTCGAGGTTCCAGTCGCCGATGTGGCTGCCGATCTGCACGCCCTGCAGGCCGAGCTGGTCCATGCAGCGCTCCAGTTCCTGCACCGCCAGCCGCGGCGACTGCAGCGGCACCGTGCCGATGCCGGCGTAGTGGCGCGGAAAATCGCGGCAGGTCTGGGCCATGTGCTCGTTGAGCGCCTGGTGCAGCGCCAGCGCCTGGTTGGCCTTGGCCCAGTAGCTGAACATCACCGGCACGGTGCTGATCACCTGCACCTGCACGCCGAAACGCGCGTAGTCGTCGATGCGCTCCTGCGGGTCCCAGGTCTTGGACCAGATCTCGCGGAAGAACTTGCCGTCCTTGTAGATGCGGTGGCGGCCGTCGTCGGTGTGGTGGATCACCGGAAAGCGGTCGTCGCCGTACTTGCGCGCCAGGTCGGGCCAGTCGCGCGGCAGGTAGTGGGCGTGGGTGTCGATCTTGAGCATCGCCGCCTCAGGTGTCGGGCATCGTGTAGCGCGCCGGCGCCGGGTTCAGGTGCCCGCATTGGCCGCAGCTGCGGTGTTCGCGCGAGGAATAGAAGCGTTCGAACACCGGCGGGAAGTCGGTCTCGATGTTGCGCAGTTTGAAGAACTCTTCGTACAGCTTGTGGTTGCAGCGTTCGCAGAACCACATCAGGCCGTCGTCTTCGTGTTCCAGGCGCTTGCGCTCGATCACCAGGCCGACCGAGTCGGGCATGCGCTGCGGCGAGTGCGGCACGCGCGCGGGCAGCAGGAAGATCTCGCCGGCGCGGATCGGGATGTCGCGGACCGCGCCGTCCTCTTGAATCCGCAGCACCATCTCGCCTTCGAGCTGGTAGAACCACTCCGGGCCTTCGTCCCAGTGGTAGTCGGTGCGCTGGTTCGGGCCGCCGACCACCATGACGATGAAATCGCCGACGTAGATGGTCTTGTTGCCGACCGGCGGCTTGAGCAGGTGGCGATGCTCTTCGATCCAAGAGAGCAGGTTGATCGGTCCGGGCAGCATGGCCTTACTCCGTTCCGGCATCGCGCAGGCGCGCGACGCATTTGAGTTCGATCGCGATCGGCGTCGGCAGCGCCGTGATGCCGAGCGTGGTCCGGCACGGCGCGCGGTCGATGTCCGGGAAATACTCGGCCCACAGCGCGTTGTAGGCGGCGAAGTCGCGCGCCATGTCGGTCAGGTAGACGGTCACGTCGACCAGGTCGTCCCAGGTCGCGCCGCTGGCTTCCAGCACCGCGCGCACGTTGGCGAACACCGAGCGCGTCTGCAGTTCGATGTCGTAGGCGATCAGCCGGCCTTGCGCGTCGTGCACGTTGCCCGGCACCGCGTTGCTGGCGGCGTCGCGCGGGCCGACCCCGGACAGGAACAGCAGCTCGCCCACCCGGCGCGCATGCGGGTACGAGCCGACCGGCCGCGGCGCGTTGCCGGCGCGCACCGCGCCGCTCATCGCGGCGAGCCGCCGTGGGTGGAATGCACCCGCGCCAACGCGCGTTCGTAGGCCGGCTGCAGCGACTTGAACGAATGCACGTTCATGCCGGTGTCGTGGACGCGGCCGTTGCGCAGGCTGTAGACCCAGCCGTGCACGCTCAGCGGCTGGTCGCGCGACCAGGCGTCGCGCACGATCGTGGTCATGCACACGTTGAACACCTGCTCGATCGCGTTGAGCTCGCACAGGCGGTCGTGACGCTCGCTCTCGTGGGCGTGGTTCATGCACTCGGAATGTTTGTCGGCCACGTCGCTGACGTGGCGCAGCCAGTTGTCGGCCAGGCCGACCCGGGTGCCGTGCAGCGCCGCGTGCACGCCGCCGCAGCCGTAGTGGCCGACCACCAGGATGTGCTTGACCTTGAGCACGTCGACCGCGTACTGGATCACCGACAGGCAGTTGAGGTCGGTGTGCACGACCACGTTGGCGATGTTGCGGTGGACGAACACCTCGCCCGGGGCCATGTCGATGATCTGGTTGGCCGGCACGCGCGAATCCGAACAGCCGATCCACAGGTACTCGGGCGCCTGCTGCTTGGACAGGCGGGCGAAGAAGTCCGGGTCCTCGGCGTTGATGCGCTCGGACCATTCGCGATTGCGTTCGAGCAGGTCGTCGAGCGGGTTCATGCGCGGCTCCCGGCGTGGAGAGCGCTGACGAAGGACGTGGGGTAGGGCGCGGTCATGCAGGTCATCCGAGATGGAGGCCGACGTTCTTGGCCTCGGTGAAGAAACGCAGGGCCTCGACGCCGCCTTCGCGGCCGAGGCCCGAGGCGCCGGCGCCGCCGAACGGCGTGCGCAGGTCGCGTTGCAGCCAGGTGTTGATCCAGACCATGCCGACGTTCAGGCGCGCGGCCAGGCGGTGGGCGCGGGCGAGGTCGCGCGTCCACAGGCTGGCGCTGAGGCCGTAGTCGCTGGCGTTGGCCAGGGCCAGGGCGTGGGTGTCGTCGTCGAACGGCTGCAGGGTGGCGACCGGGCCGAAGATTTCCTCGCGGTTGCTCGCGGTGTCCGGGCCGAGGCCTTCGAGCAGGGTCGGCGCGACGTACCAGCCGGGGCGTTCGAGCGCGGCGCCGCCGCACAGCACCCGGCCGCCTTCGGCGCGGGCGCGCTCGAGCGCGGCGACGACCTTGGCGAAATGCGCCTGCGACACCAGCGGGCCGAGCGCGGTGGTTTC contains these protein-coding regions:
- a CDS encoding RidA family protein; the protein is MSGAVRAGNAPRPVGSYPHARRVGELLFLSGVGPRDAASNAVPGNVHDAQGRLIAYDIELQTRSVFANVRAVLEASGATWDDLVDVTVYLTDMARDFAAYNALWAEYFPDIDRAPCRTTLGITALPTPIAIELKCVARLRDAGTE
- a CDS encoding amidohydrolase family protein; translation: MLKIDTHAHYLPRDWPDLARKYGDDRFPVIHHTDDGRHRIYKDGKFFREIWSKTWDPQERIDDYARFGVQVQVISTVPVMFSYWAKANQALALHQALNEHMAQTCRDFPRHYAGIGTVPLQSPRLAVQELERCMDQLGLQGVQIGSHIGDWNLDAPELFEFFQAASELGAAILVHPWDMMGTPSMPKYWLPWLVGMPAEQSRAACCLVFGGVLERLPKLKICMAHGGGSFPYTIGRIEHGFNMRPDLVATDNPRNPRDYLSRLYFDSWVADPRALRYLLDTCGVSRVMLGTDYPFPLGEQTPGAGIASLALPEAEQARLYHGTALEWLGLPLSRFA
- a CDS encoding 3-hydroxyanthranilate 3,4-dioxygenase is translated as MLPGPINLLSWIEEHRHLLKPPVGNKTIYVGDFIVMVVGGPNQRTDYHWDEGPEWFYQLEGEMVLRIQEDGAVRDIPIRAGEIFLLPARVPHSPQRMPDSVGLVIERKRLEHEDDGLMWFCERCNHKLYEEFFKLRNIETDFPPVFERFYSSREHRSCGQCGHLNPAPARYTMPDT
- the can gene encoding carbonate dehydratase produces the protein MNPLDDLLERNREWSERINAEDPDFFARLSKQQAPEYLWIGCSDSRVPANQIIDMAPGEVFVHRNIANVVVHTDLNCLSVIQYAVDVLKVKHILVVGHYGCGGVHAALHGTRVGLADNWLRHVSDVADKHSECMNHAHESERHDRLCELNAIEQVFNVCMTTIVRDAWSRDQPLSVHGWVYSLRNGRVHDTGMNVHSFKSLQPAYERALARVHSTHGGSPR